Below is a genomic region from Tepidiforma bonchosmolovskayae.
CGATGGCAGGTCGTCCTGCACCGTCAGCATCGCCGCGGAGGCTGTGGTGAAGCTCGGGCTCACGTCGAAGGGCGTCACCAGGCACAGCACGGCGTTCCCGACGCTGGCGGCTGGCCGGAACACGTCGAGGTAGGCCGTTTCCGGGGGACCGAACGTCCGCGGCAGCGGCGCGCCCCCGCGGACCCGCACGTACGCCTGCCGCCAGGCCCGTTCGTCGTCGACCGCCCGCTCGTCTTCGAACGCGAAGCTCCCGCGCGCGATGGCGATGCCGAGTTCAGCCGCAGCCTCGTCCCCGAGGCAGGTCGCAGAGTCGGTGACCAGCTGAACTCTTGCCACAGGCACCCCCGTCGCGGACTGGCAGGATGCTAGCATAATCGTTAGCCTTCGGCTCACGACCTTGCCGGGTGGGTGTCCCCATGAAATTCGGGATCTTCTACGAACACTCCGTCCTCAAGCCCTGGGACGACCGCTCGGAATACCGCGTCCTCCAGCAGGCGGTGGAGCAGGTCGTGCTCGCCGACCAGCTGGGCTTCGACCAGGTCTGGGAGGTCGAGCACCACTTCCTTGAGGAGTACTCCCACTCCTCCGCGCCCGAGGTCTTTCTCTCGTACTGCGCGGCGAAGACGACGAACATCCGGTTCGGGCACGGCATCGCCCTCATGCTCCCGCCCATCAACCACCCGGCCCGCGTGGCCGAGCGCGCCGCCACGCTCGACCTCCTCAGCGGCGGCCGGCTCGAATTCGGGACCGGCCGCTCCGCGACCTGGACCGAACTCGCGGCCTTCGGCTGCGAGCCCGACCTCACCAAAGAGATGTGGGACGAGTGCACCCGCGCCGTCGTGAAAATGTGGACGACCGACAACTTCTCCTGGAACGGCCGCCACTTCCAGATGCCCCAGCGGAACGTCATCCCGAAGCCGCTCCAGAAGCCGCATCCGCCCCTTTGGGTCGCCGTCCAGTCCCCTGAGACCGCCGTGCAGGCCGGCGAACGGGGCATGGGCATGCTCGGTGTGACGCTCGGCGCCCCCCTCGACTACCAGCAGATGGTCAGGGACTACCGCCGCGCCATCCGCACCTGTGAGCCCATCGGCGAAACCGTCAACGAACAGGTTAACGGCGTCGCCTTCATGTACTGCGACGAAGATGACGCCCGCGCGAAGGCGATCGGCGGGATGGCGGCCCTCCAGTTCGGCGTCCGGGCGGCCCACCTCGTCGGCGTCGGCGGCATCTACCCGTCGCCCGCCTACCACGCCCACGCCAGCGCCGCACCCCTCCGCAACCGCCCCGGCGATGTGGTCGGGCCGGTGCGCGAAGGCACGCCCATCGGCGACCCGAAGGCCTGCATCGA
It encodes:
- a CDS encoding LLM class flavin-dependent oxidoreductase; its protein translation is MKFGIFYEHSVLKPWDDRSEYRVLQQAVEQVVLADQLGFDQVWEVEHHFLEEYSHSSAPEVFLSYCAAKTTNIRFGHGIALMLPPINHPARVAERAATLDLLSGGRLEFGTGRSATWTELAAFGCEPDLTKEMWDECTRAVVKMWTTDNFSWNGRHFQMPQRNVIPKPLQKPHPPLWVAVQSPETAVQAGERGMGMLGVTLGAPLDYQQMVRDYRRAIRTCEPIGETVNEQVNGVAFMYCDEDDARAKAIGGMAALQFGVRAAHLVGVGGIYPSPAYHAHASAAPLRNRPGDVVGPVREGTPIGDPKACIEALKWWEEVGVDRMVFLINTGETIPQEQVLNSLRLFAREVMPEFTRAERAEAKKAAEAAAREAALRAAAGVPPTGGTGA